One genomic region from Sciurus carolinensis chromosome 2, mSciCar1.2, whole genome shotgun sequence encodes:
- the Wfdc9 gene encoding protein WFDC9 isoform X2 yields the protein MKLWVLLLIWGAAMLLPVLGSFRDKAEEKETEQCWVQPPSKYCEERCKRDQSCSSPNHTCCWTYCGNICLDNEEPMKTMLTP from the exons atgaagctctgggttctcCTCCTCATCTGGGGGGCTGCGATGCTTCTGCCTGTGCTGGGAAGCTTCAGGGACAAAG ctgaagaaaaagaaactgaacagtGCTGGGTGCAGCCGCCATCCAAGTATTGTGAGGAAAGGTGCAAGAGAGACCAGAGCTGTTCAAGTCCAAATCACACATGCTGCTGGACATACTGCGGAAACATCTGCCTGGACAATGA AGAACCCATGAAAACAATGCTAACCCCCTAG
- the Wfdc9 gene encoding protein WFDC9 isoform X1: MALSTTSSIWKRPIFCQKLTHTHVETTMKLWVLLLIWGAAMLLPVLGSFRDKAEEKETEQCWVQPPSKYCEERCKRDQSCSSPNHTCCWTYCGNICLDNEEPMKTMLTP; this comes from the exons ATGG CCCTTTCCACCACTAGCAGCATTTGGAAAAGACCCATCTTCTGCCAGAAGTTAACCCACACGCATGTAGAGACAaccatgaagctctgggttctcCTCCTCATCTGGGGGGCTGCGATGCTTCTGCCTGTGCTGGGAAGCTTCAGGGACAAAG ctgaagaaaaagaaactgaacagtGCTGGGTGCAGCCGCCATCCAAGTATTGTGAGGAAAGGTGCAAGAGAGACCAGAGCTGTTCAAGTCCAAATCACACATGCTGCTGGACATACTGCGGAAACATCTGCCTGGACAATGA AGAACCCATGAAAACAATGCTAACCCCCTAG